Proteins found in one Pocillopora verrucosa isolate sample1 chromosome 12, ASM3666991v2, whole genome shotgun sequence genomic segment:
- the LOC136277298 gene encoding receptor-type tyrosine-protein phosphatase alpha-like isoform X1, translated as MAKVQAFTSYPGEVSSPVIYNKTPGDVAEHTGVDTGSLYGGVFAGIIILAFAIIIITLIIRKHRRRRDSTELKNNRYAVASSNDNGIGDKDSLDCVPGIKYLQGQHGSKDVVGPGKFVTIKPIPIEKLREYCEINQADGNKAFREEFVSIRVPGNFTWESSQRPENKAKNRYKNIIPYDHTRVQLVELDGYPGSDYINANFIDGYNHHCKFIATQGPVASTFGDFWRTVWDQGVCIIVMVTNMVEGGRIKCLKYWPSASPEMYGPVLVSPGDEEELADYVIRKFSVQMTSDTAEYRAREVIQYHFTAWPDQGVPTHATSLLAFLKKVRASVPEDSGPILTHCSAGVGRTGTYIVLDAMLDQIDAEGVVDIYGFVCHIRQQRSAMVQTEAQYVFIHDALVEYVTCGSTEFAVRDLPENLRVLNTIDPDSGDSLLVVEFKNLGLGDSDYDSFISASQPENKSKNRFAILPFDRSRVKLWPFTGMVGSDYINASFVDSFQQREAFIATQAPLDTTVVDFWRMTWEYEANCIVMLCTQNEREEGICASYLPHKEEFIVYGLLMIEIEAEDLRNGFCRRQLKITNTKSGEERTLYHFHFTDWAERSIPLNGVGLLDMMKCITRVQQQTGNGPIVVHCSDGSGRTGTFCAINIALERVKLDGSVDMFQTVRRLRTQRPLMVQTAEQYKFCYAKILEYLHKQDKCYTKCCTLREASCLRELVEPFNIIYEKDSLPFCWRIQHYFSSDRENRQLKKWI; from the exons atggcaaag GTTCAAGCTTTTACTAGTTATCCAGGAGAGGTCAGCTCTCCAGTCATTTACAACAAAACACCAG GAGATGTGGCAGAACATACTGGAGTGGACACTGGATCATTGTATGGTGGAGTTTTTGCTGGGATAATAATCTTGGCTTTTGCGATCATCATTATTACTTTAATTATAAG AAAACACAGAAGACGAAGAGATTCCACAGAACTCAAGAACAATCGTTATGCTGTGGCTAGCTCTAATGACAATGGGATAGGAGATAAGGACTCTCTAGACTGTGTGCCTGGGATCAAGTATCTTCAAGGGCAACATGGATCAAAAG ATGTAGTGGGTCCAGGAAAGTTTGTAACAATCAAACCCATTCCTATTGAAAAGCTGAGAGAATACTGTGAAATCAATCAAGCTGATGGCAACAAGGCATTTAGAGAAGAGTTTGTG TCCATCCGGGTACCAGGAAACTTCACATGGGAGAGCAGCCAGAGACCAGAAAATAAAGCCAAGAACAGATACAAGAACATTATTCCAT ATGACCACACGAGGGTGCAATTAGTGGAGTTGGATGGTTATCCAGGAAGTGATTACATCAATGCCAACTTCATTGAT ggttACAATCATCACTGCAAGTTCATTGCTACACAAG GTCCTGTTGCTAGCACATTTGGAGACTTCTGGCGAACGGTCTGGGACCAAGGCGTTTGTATCATTGTCATGGTTACAAACATGGTGGAAGGAGGACGG ATAAAGTGTCTGAAGTATTGGCCGAGCGCCAGTCCAGAAATGTACGGTCCTGTCCTGGTTTCTCCGGGTGATGAGGAAGAACTTGCTGACTATGTGATTAGAAAGTTTTCTGTTCAGATG ACCTCAGACACAGCCGAGTATCGCGCCCGTGAGGTGATACAGTATCACTTCACGGCTTGGCCTGATCAGGGGGTCCCTACCCACGCAACCTCCTTGCTTGCTTTCCTGAAGAAGGTCCGTGCCTCTGTGCCAGAGGATTCTGGGCCCATTTTGACCCACTGCAG TGCTGGTGTAGGACGCACTGGGACATACATTGTACTTGACGCCATGTTGGACCAAATAGATGCTGAGGGGGTGGTAGACATCTATGGTTTTGTCTGTCATATCCGTCAACAGAGAAGCGCCATGGTGCAGACAGAG GCCCAGTACGTATTTATCCATGACGCTCTGGTGGAGTATGTCACATGTGGCAGTACAGAATTTGCAGTGCGTGACCTACCAGAGAATTTGCGTGTTCTTAACACCATTGATCCAGACAGTGGAGATTCGCTTCTGGTGGTGGAATTCAAG AACCTTGGCCTGGGTGACTCAGATTACGATTCATTCATCAGCGCCTCTCAGCCTGAAAATAAATCCAAGAACAGATTTGCCATACTCCCAT TTGATCGGTCGAGAGTAAAACTGTGGCCTTTCACGGGTATGGTGGGGTCTGATTACATAAACGCAAGTTTTGTAGAC AGTTTCCAGCAGCGCGAGGCATTCATTGCCACTCAGGCCCCGTTGGATACTACGGTCGTTGATTTCTGGCGAATGACCTGGGAATATGAAGCTAATTGCATTGTCATGTTATGCACACAGAACGAGAGAGAAGAG GGAATCTGTGCATCTTATTTGCCTCACAAAGAGGAGTTCATTGTTTATGGTTTGTTGATGATCGAGATTGAAGCGGAAGATCTGAGAAATGGTTTCTGTAGAAGACAACTGAAAATTACGAAcacaaag AGCGGTGAAGAGCGCACcctttatcattttcatttcacgGACTGGGCAGAGCGCTCAATTCCTCTTAATGGTGTCGGGCTTCTTGACATGATGAAATGTATCACAAGGGTGCAGCAGCAGACAGGCAATGGACCAATAGTCGTCCACTGCAG TGATGGAAGTGGTCGTACTGGCACTTTCTGCGCTATTAATATAGCGCTGGAGCGGGTCAAACTTGATGGTTCAGTAGACATGTTTCAGACCGTACGGCGCTTGCGTACTCAGAGACCTCTAATGGTACAGACAGCG GAGCAGTACAAGTTCTGTT ATGCGAAAATACTGGAATATCTTCACAAACAAGACAAGTGCTATACAAAGTGTTGCACATTACGTGAGGCCTCTTGTCTCAGAGAGCTTGTAGAGCCCTTTaacattatttatgaaaaagaTTCACTGCCCTTTTGTTGGAGAATTCAGCACTATTTCTCATCGGATAGAGAGAACAGACAACTCAAGAAATGGATATAG
- the LOC136277298 gene encoding receptor-type tyrosine-protein phosphatase alpha-like isoform X2: MAKVQAFTSYPGEVSSPVIYNKTPGDVAEHTGVDTGSLYGGVFAGIIILAFAIIIITLIIRKHRRRRDSTELKNNRYAVASSNDNGIGDKDSLDCVPGIKYLQGQHGSKDVVGPGKFVTIKPIPIEKLREYCEINQADGNKAFREEFVSIRVPGNFTWESSQRPENKAKNRYKNIIPYDHTRVQLVELDGYPGSDYINANFIDGYNHHCKFIATQGPVASTFGDFWRTVWDQGVCIIVMVTNMVEGGRIKCLKYWPSASPEMYGPVLVSPGDEEELADYVIRKFSVQMTSDTAEYRAREVIQYHFTAWPDQGVPTHATSLLAFLKKVRASVPEDSGPILTHCSAGVGRTGTYIVLDAMLDQIDAEGVVDIYGFVCHIRQQRSAMVQTEAQYVFIHDALVEYVTCGSTEFAVRDLPENLRVLNTIDPDSGDSLLVVEFKNLGLGDSDYDSFISASQPENKSKNRFAILPFDRSRVKLWPFTGMVGSDYINASFVDSFQQREAFIATQAPLDTTVVDFWRMTWEYEANCIVMLCTQNEREEGICASYLPHKEEFIVYGLLMIEIEAEDLRNGFCRRQLKITNTKSGEERTLYHFHFTDWAERSIPLNGVGLLDMMKCITRVQQQTGNGPIVVHCSDGSGRTGTFCAINIALERVKLDGSVDMFQTVRRLRTQRPLMVQTAEQYKFCYEMVRLFVDSFSDYANFK, from the exons atggcaaag GTTCAAGCTTTTACTAGTTATCCAGGAGAGGTCAGCTCTCCAGTCATTTACAACAAAACACCAG GAGATGTGGCAGAACATACTGGAGTGGACACTGGATCATTGTATGGTGGAGTTTTTGCTGGGATAATAATCTTGGCTTTTGCGATCATCATTATTACTTTAATTATAAG AAAACACAGAAGACGAAGAGATTCCACAGAACTCAAGAACAATCGTTATGCTGTGGCTAGCTCTAATGACAATGGGATAGGAGATAAGGACTCTCTAGACTGTGTGCCTGGGATCAAGTATCTTCAAGGGCAACATGGATCAAAAG ATGTAGTGGGTCCAGGAAAGTTTGTAACAATCAAACCCATTCCTATTGAAAAGCTGAGAGAATACTGTGAAATCAATCAAGCTGATGGCAACAAGGCATTTAGAGAAGAGTTTGTG TCCATCCGGGTACCAGGAAACTTCACATGGGAGAGCAGCCAGAGACCAGAAAATAAAGCCAAGAACAGATACAAGAACATTATTCCAT ATGACCACACGAGGGTGCAATTAGTGGAGTTGGATGGTTATCCAGGAAGTGATTACATCAATGCCAACTTCATTGAT ggttACAATCATCACTGCAAGTTCATTGCTACACAAG GTCCTGTTGCTAGCACATTTGGAGACTTCTGGCGAACGGTCTGGGACCAAGGCGTTTGTATCATTGTCATGGTTACAAACATGGTGGAAGGAGGACGG ATAAAGTGTCTGAAGTATTGGCCGAGCGCCAGTCCAGAAATGTACGGTCCTGTCCTGGTTTCTCCGGGTGATGAGGAAGAACTTGCTGACTATGTGATTAGAAAGTTTTCTGTTCAGATG ACCTCAGACACAGCCGAGTATCGCGCCCGTGAGGTGATACAGTATCACTTCACGGCTTGGCCTGATCAGGGGGTCCCTACCCACGCAACCTCCTTGCTTGCTTTCCTGAAGAAGGTCCGTGCCTCTGTGCCAGAGGATTCTGGGCCCATTTTGACCCACTGCAG TGCTGGTGTAGGACGCACTGGGACATACATTGTACTTGACGCCATGTTGGACCAAATAGATGCTGAGGGGGTGGTAGACATCTATGGTTTTGTCTGTCATATCCGTCAACAGAGAAGCGCCATGGTGCAGACAGAG GCCCAGTACGTATTTATCCATGACGCTCTGGTGGAGTATGTCACATGTGGCAGTACAGAATTTGCAGTGCGTGACCTACCAGAGAATTTGCGTGTTCTTAACACCATTGATCCAGACAGTGGAGATTCGCTTCTGGTGGTGGAATTCAAG AACCTTGGCCTGGGTGACTCAGATTACGATTCATTCATCAGCGCCTCTCAGCCTGAAAATAAATCCAAGAACAGATTTGCCATACTCCCAT TTGATCGGTCGAGAGTAAAACTGTGGCCTTTCACGGGTATGGTGGGGTCTGATTACATAAACGCAAGTTTTGTAGAC AGTTTCCAGCAGCGCGAGGCATTCATTGCCACTCAGGCCCCGTTGGATACTACGGTCGTTGATTTCTGGCGAATGACCTGGGAATATGAAGCTAATTGCATTGTCATGTTATGCACACAGAACGAGAGAGAAGAG GGAATCTGTGCATCTTATTTGCCTCACAAAGAGGAGTTCATTGTTTATGGTTTGTTGATGATCGAGATTGAAGCGGAAGATCTGAGAAATGGTTTCTGTAGAAGACAACTGAAAATTACGAAcacaaag AGCGGTGAAGAGCGCACcctttatcattttcatttcacgGACTGGGCAGAGCGCTCAATTCCTCTTAATGGTGTCGGGCTTCTTGACATGATGAAATGTATCACAAGGGTGCAGCAGCAGACAGGCAATGGACCAATAGTCGTCCACTGCAG TGATGGAAGTGGTCGTACTGGCACTTTCTGCGCTATTAATATAGCGCTGGAGCGGGTCAAACTTGATGGTTCAGTAGACATGTTTCAGACCGTACGGCGCTTGCGTACTCAGAGACCTCTAATGGTACAGACAGCG GAGCAGTACAAGTTCTGTTACGAAATGGTACGATTGTTTGTGGACTCCTTCAGCGATTATGCGAACTTCAAGTGA
- the LOC136277298 gene encoding receptor-type tyrosine-protein phosphatase alpha-like isoform X3 produces the protein MIRIRIYHTDDHTRVQLVELDGYPGSDYINANFIDGYNHHCKFIATQGPVASTFGDFWRTVWDQGVCIIVMVTNMVEGGRIKCLKYWPSASPEMYGPVLVSPGDEEELADYVIRKFSVQMTSDTAEYRAREVIQYHFTAWPDQGVPTHATSLLAFLKKVRASVPEDSGPILTHCSAGVGRTGTYIVLDAMLDQIDAEGVVDIYGFVCHIRQQRSAMVQTEAQYVFIHDALVEYVTCGSTEFAVRDLPENLRVLNTIDPDSGDSLLVVEFKNLGLGDSDYDSFISASQPENKSKNRFAILPFDRSRVKLWPFTGMVGSDYINASFVDSFQQREAFIATQAPLDTTVVDFWRMTWEYEANCIVMLCTQNEREEGICASYLPHKEEFIVYGLLMIEIEAEDLRNGFCRRQLKITNTKSGEERTLYHFHFTDWAERSIPLNGVGLLDMMKCITRVQQQTGNGPIVVHCSDGSGRTGTFCAINIALERVKLDGSVDMFQTVRRLRTQRPLMVQTAEQYKFCYAKILEYLHKQDKCYTKCCTLREASCLRELVEPFNIIYEKDSLPFCWRIQHYFSSDRENRQLKKWI, from the exons ATGATACGCATAAgaatataccacacag ATGACCACACGAGGGTGCAATTAGTGGAGTTGGATGGTTATCCAGGAAGTGATTACATCAATGCCAACTTCATTGAT ggttACAATCATCACTGCAAGTTCATTGCTACACAAG GTCCTGTTGCTAGCACATTTGGAGACTTCTGGCGAACGGTCTGGGACCAAGGCGTTTGTATCATTGTCATGGTTACAAACATGGTGGAAGGAGGACGG ATAAAGTGTCTGAAGTATTGGCCGAGCGCCAGTCCAGAAATGTACGGTCCTGTCCTGGTTTCTCCGGGTGATGAGGAAGAACTTGCTGACTATGTGATTAGAAAGTTTTCTGTTCAGATG ACCTCAGACACAGCCGAGTATCGCGCCCGTGAGGTGATACAGTATCACTTCACGGCTTGGCCTGATCAGGGGGTCCCTACCCACGCAACCTCCTTGCTTGCTTTCCTGAAGAAGGTCCGTGCCTCTGTGCCAGAGGATTCTGGGCCCATTTTGACCCACTGCAG TGCTGGTGTAGGACGCACTGGGACATACATTGTACTTGACGCCATGTTGGACCAAATAGATGCTGAGGGGGTGGTAGACATCTATGGTTTTGTCTGTCATATCCGTCAACAGAGAAGCGCCATGGTGCAGACAGAG GCCCAGTACGTATTTATCCATGACGCTCTGGTGGAGTATGTCACATGTGGCAGTACAGAATTTGCAGTGCGTGACCTACCAGAGAATTTGCGTGTTCTTAACACCATTGATCCAGACAGTGGAGATTCGCTTCTGGTGGTGGAATTCAAG AACCTTGGCCTGGGTGACTCAGATTACGATTCATTCATCAGCGCCTCTCAGCCTGAAAATAAATCCAAGAACAGATTTGCCATACTCCCAT TTGATCGGTCGAGAGTAAAACTGTGGCCTTTCACGGGTATGGTGGGGTCTGATTACATAAACGCAAGTTTTGTAGAC AGTTTCCAGCAGCGCGAGGCATTCATTGCCACTCAGGCCCCGTTGGATACTACGGTCGTTGATTTCTGGCGAATGACCTGGGAATATGAAGCTAATTGCATTGTCATGTTATGCACACAGAACGAGAGAGAAGAG GGAATCTGTGCATCTTATTTGCCTCACAAAGAGGAGTTCATTGTTTATGGTTTGTTGATGATCGAGATTGAAGCGGAAGATCTGAGAAATGGTTTCTGTAGAAGACAACTGAAAATTACGAAcacaaag AGCGGTGAAGAGCGCACcctttatcattttcatttcacgGACTGGGCAGAGCGCTCAATTCCTCTTAATGGTGTCGGGCTTCTTGACATGATGAAATGTATCACAAGGGTGCAGCAGCAGACAGGCAATGGACCAATAGTCGTCCACTGCAG TGATGGAAGTGGTCGTACTGGCACTTTCTGCGCTATTAATATAGCGCTGGAGCGGGTCAAACTTGATGGTTCAGTAGACATGTTTCAGACCGTACGGCGCTTGCGTACTCAGAGACCTCTAATGGTACAGACAGCG GAGCAGTACAAGTTCTGTT ATGCGAAAATACTGGAATATCTTCACAAACAAGACAAGTGCTATACAAAGTGTTGCACATTACGTGAGGCCTCTTGTCTCAGAGAGCTTGTAGAGCCCTTTaacattatttatgaaaaagaTTCACTGCCCTTTTGTTGGAGAATTCAGCACTATTTCTCATCGGATAGAGAGAACAGACAACTCAAGAAATGGATATAG
- the LOC131778717 gene encoding P2X purinoceptor 7-like isoform X2, producing MSGIEPFQFEPVYQPGEEPPQEESVGQEVEAHEEDNTSRMGNTEWCLCGACALMPVANECYCCQELEELNQKFDNSGVRCITEHPKFGIVCLDTDVLSTALVAIHNARLNPIPDPIVNRTWRLAAYRQFTWWAHGVLGKNRRRIVPACVVTAIRKTFPEESGNYVGFREADLEL from the exons ATGAGCGGAATAGAACCATTTCAGTTCGAACCAGTATATCAGCCTGGAGAAGAACCACCTCAGGAAGAGAGTGTAGGACAGGAGGTAGAAGCCCACGAAGAAGACAATACTTCGAGGATGGGAAACACCGAATGGTGTTTGTGCGGCGCTTGTGCGCTTATGCCGGTGGCAAATGAATGTTACTGCTGCCAAGAACTAGAGGAGCTTAATCAAAAGTTCGACAATTCAG GTGTTAGATGTATAACAGAACATCCGAAATTTGGTATTGTGTGCCTGGACACGGATGTTTTGAGCACGGCATTGGTTGCTATCCACAATGCGCGGCTCAATCCAATTCCCGACCCTATCGTCAACAG AACTTGGCGTTTGGCAGCCTACAGACAATTTACTTGGTGGGCACATGGGGTATTAGGAAAAAACCGGCGGAGAATCGTGCCAGCATGCGTCGTCACGGCCATACGTAAAACATTTCCAGAAGAGAGTGGTAATTACGTGGGGTTTCGAGAAGCAGATCTGGAACTTTGA
- the LOC131778717 gene encoding uncharacterized protein isoform X1 — MSGIEPFQFEPVYQPGEEPPQEESVGQEVEAHEEDNTSRMGNTEWCLCGACALMPVANECYCCQELEELNQKFDNSGVRCITEHPKFGIVCLDTDVLSTALVAIHNARLNPIPDPIVNRVTNSWLPCVDWFLLITTAPHSGQYLNNLNSSCLNTMYLVSSCGFSHFVSPWCSLSDPDKFESSESSCFVGR, encoded by the exons ATGAGCGGAATAGAACCATTTCAGTTCGAACCAGTATATCAGCCTGGAGAAGAACCACCTCAGGAAGAGAGTGTAGGACAGGAGGTAGAAGCCCACGAAGAAGACAATACTTCGAGGATGGGAAACACCGAATGGTGTTTGTGCGGCGCTTGTGCGCTTATGCCGGTGGCAAATGAATGTTACTGCTGCCAAGAACTAGAGGAGCTTAATCAAAAGTTCGACAATTCAG GTGTTAGATGTATAACAGAACATCCGAAATTTGGTATTGTGTGCCTGGACACGGATGTTTTGAGCACGGCATTGGTTGCTATCCACAATGCGCGGCTCAATCCAATTCCCGACCCTATCGTCAACAG GGTGACAAATAGTTGGCTTCCTTGTGTGGATTGGTTCCTCTTAATCACAACTGCACCACACTCAGGACAGtacttaaacaatttaaataGCTCTTGTTTAAATACAATGTATTTGGTATCATCCTGTGGCTTTTCGCATTTTGTTTCCCCTTGGTGTTCGTTGTCTGATCCTGACAAGTTCGAATCATCTGAATCTTCCTGTTTTGTGGGAAGGTAG
- the LOC131790899 gene encoding uncharacterized protein isoform X3 — MSSVSLKGEESKGQEKKDEHKKRKAEGQPSWHEKAVTANFKEEEIDIPKRKGEDSPDRGSWEELTFIPEDFMAKVIGKNGMNLKKIEAKTKATLKVSEKNSLYIKGSPESKKQAIREIKETMNGGKEKYVAKVVHVDTAHLEEDHEFKLSIAQPPLSRDKCFKLKLQDDPLKGETPSGFVGTEILEEEVLRFLKQIHKKKEEEMVMVVISCYFGHAYLIKVDEDEEDDIFTPKEVKARIESKDDDRWETIFRKVETIEVEQTEKSLKAYACTASDDLRYDLTFLTPSGLEFLVKVWLIEKEPGVEGASASSLAFRRSPQLSVRNTSTEILHDDHSGDASNAPIFYISDTFNQQMTIDILSPSAGFDCRLKIRTFPKFPQTKPQAEKERKLLENYLMKMRIDDGQLKFPPISELPDGFDLSFQRRCLRKTYRYEHDGDAFTLTVSKDQLNKVNADQTDAYSFNESEAKPNVHLNCEEWDQVLNEGNWEPEQITAKLPKFLQFLRKVQGNVAPL; from the exons GGAGAAGACAGCCCTGACCGAGGGTCTTGGGAAGAGTTGACCTTCATACCAGAAGATTTCATGGCTAAAGTAATTGGGAAAAACGGtatgaatttgaaaaagataGAAGCGAAAACTAAGGCAACTTTGAAAGTCTCCGAGAAGAATAGCTTGTATATCAAGGGATCTCCTGAGAGCAAGAAGCAAGCTATTCGGGAAATAAAGGAAACCATG AATGGAGGCAAGGAAAAATACGTTGCAAAAGTTGTCCATGTGGACACTGCACATTTGGAAGAAGACCATGAGTTTAAGCTATCCATCGCACAACCGCCACTATCCAGAGACAagtgtttcaaattaaaactaCAGGACGATCCTTTAAAAGGG GAAACACCCTCTGGTTTTGTGGGCACGGAAATCCTAGAAGAAGAGGTCCTGCGGTTTTTGAAGCAAATTCACAAAAAGAAGGAGGAGGAGATGGTCATGGTAGTTATTTCGTGTTATTTTGGTCACGCCTACCTAATCAAGGTTGATGAAG ATGAAGAGGATGACATCTTCACCCCGAAGGAGGTCAAAGCGAGAATTGAATCAAAGGATGACGATCGTTGGGAGACAATATTCCGGAAAGTTGAGACAATCGAAGTTGAGCAGACTGAAAAGTCTCTCAAAGCTTATGCATGCACAGCTAGTGATGACCTACGATACGACCTCACCTTCTTAACGCCATCTGGTTTAGAATTTCTAGTCAAG GTATGGCTCATCGAAAAAGAACCTGGGGTCGAAGGCGCTTCAGCGTCTTCCCTGGCGTTCCGTCGCAGCCCTCAACTTTCTGTCAGAAACACCTCGACAGAAATCTTGCATGACGACCATAGTGGAGATGCATCGAACGCACCAATTTTCTACATCAGCGATACATTTAATCAGCAAATGACAATCGACATTCTATCGCCGTCTGCAGGATTTGATTGCCGTTTGAAAATACGAACAT TTCCAAAGTTTCCACAAACAAAACCACAAGCAGAAAAAGAGCGCAAACTTTTAGAAAACTACCTCATGAAGATGAGGATTGATGATggtcagctgaagtttccaccAATTTCCGAGCTACCAGATGGGTTTGACCTGTCTTTTCAGCGCCGCTGCCTTCGAAAGACATATCGGTATGAACATGACGGAGACGCGTTTACTTTAACTGTTAGCAAAGACCAGTTAAACAAAGTGAATGCCGACCAGACTGATGCGTACAGTTTCAATGAATCAGAAGCGAAG CCGAATGTTCATCTCAACTGTGAAGAATGGGACCAAGTACTAAATGAGGGAAACTGGGAACCGGAGCAGATTACTGCCAAGCTTCctaaatttttacaatttctaaGGAAAGTTCAGGGAAATGTGGCCCCTCTGTAA